A portion of the Achromobacter sp. MFA1 R4 genome contains these proteins:
- a CDS encoding Crp/Fnr family transcriptional regulator, whose translation MRAPPALMGNAPSNANRRPARCAVDKMLDVVPWYKGLPELERGVVRAELRTVSLATGEYLFRAGSRSLGWYGVVEGLVKWSSPGTDGRTLSLAGFSTGSWFGEATMIRRERFEYEVVALRPSRIVILPRDTCERLWNHNIEFTKALMTHLAQRVNWLMGCYTGNVLLDVDTTVARAVAAQLDAEVHSGTQGRLRISQEEIAGLCGVSRQRCNTALTRLARAGVLQTHYGGLTVLDKDALYRCAKISREAARHARGAGDVRADAA comes from the coding sequence ATGCGCGCACCCCCTGCCCTGATGGGCAACGCCCCGTCCAACGCGAACCGCCGGCCCGCGCGCTGCGCCGTGGACAAGATGCTCGACGTCGTGCCCTGGTACAAGGGCCTGCCGGAACTGGAGCGCGGCGTGGTGCGCGCGGAACTGCGCACGGTGTCGCTGGCCACGGGCGAATACCTCTTTCGCGCGGGCTCGCGGTCGCTCGGCTGGTATGGCGTGGTCGAAGGCCTGGTGAAGTGGTCGTCACCAGGGACCGACGGCCGCACCCTGTCGCTGGCCGGCTTCAGCACCGGAAGCTGGTTCGGCGAAGCCACCATGATCCGCCGCGAACGCTTCGAGTACGAAGTGGTGGCCCTGCGGCCCAGCCGCATCGTGATCCTGCCGCGCGACACCTGCGAGCGCCTGTGGAACCACAACATCGAATTCACCAAGGCGCTGATGACGCACCTGGCGCAGCGGGTGAACTGGCTGATGGGCTGCTACACCGGCAACGTGCTGCTGGACGTGGACACCACCGTGGCGCGCGCCGTGGCGGCGCAACTGGACGCCGAGGTCCATTCGGGGACGCAGGGGCGTCTGCGCATCTCGCAGGAAGAGATCGCCGGCCTGTGCGGCGTCTCGCGCCAGCGCTGCAACACCGCGCTGACCCGCCTTGCGCGGGCGGGGGTCCTGCAAACGCACTACGGCGGATTGACGGTGCTGGACAAGGACGCGCTGTACCGGTGCGCGAAGATCAGCCGCGAGGCGGCCAGGCACGCGCGCGGCGCCGGCGACGTCCGCGCCGATGCGGCATAA
- a CDS encoding tripartite tricarboxylate transporter substrate binding protein encodes MFKLTRRGFIAAGTLMMLARPLRAAAKPVTLIVPYAPGGPNDNFARLLAEGMSAELGINFIVENKPGANGIIGATQVARAPADGSTLLMGGSGPVSLNILLRPRLNYGFDSFKSVAMMFDGPLTITVPSKMGVNSIADLVAYAKQENRALTYGSLGPGSVTDLYGLILSRTLGIPLTAVPYKSTPTSLIDLITGRNDLSYMTPIALADHQKAGAVKILALTTDQRDPALPDVPAVTELGYPQLKASYWTALHAPKGTPDAIVQAYAAAAIKTVQSERFRKVLVANGQTEKAGGPQALEAQLESDRQYWGKVIQENHIVLD; translated from the coding sequence ATGTTCAAGCTCACGCGCCGCGGCTTCATCGCGGCCGGCACACTCATGATGCTCGCCCGGCCGCTGCGCGCCGCGGCCAAGCCCGTGACCCTGATCGTGCCCTACGCGCCGGGCGGCCCCAACGACAACTTCGCGCGCCTGCTGGCCGAGGGCATGAGCGCCGAACTGGGCATCAACTTCATCGTCGAGAACAAACCCGGCGCCAACGGCATCATCGGCGCGACCCAGGTCGCGCGCGCCCCGGCCGACGGCAGCACGCTGCTGATGGGCGGCTCCGGTCCGGTGTCCCTGAACATCCTGCTGCGCCCCCGCCTGAACTACGGCTTTGACAGCTTCAAGTCGGTGGCCATGATGTTCGACGGCCCGCTGACCATCACCGTGCCGTCCAAGATGGGCGTGAACTCCATTGCCGACCTGGTCGCCTACGCGAAGCAGGAAAACCGCGCGCTGACCTACGGATCGCTGGGACCGGGCAGCGTCACCGACCTGTACGGCCTGATCCTGTCCAGGACGCTGGGCATCCCGCTGACCGCCGTGCCCTACAAGAGCACGCCGACCAGCCTGATCGACCTCATCACCGGCCGCAACGACCTCTCGTACATGACGCCCATCGCGCTGGCCGACCATCAAAAGGCCGGCGCGGTGAAAATCCTGGCGCTGACCACCGACCAGCGCGACCCGGCGCTGCCGGACGTGCCCGCCGTCACCGAACTGGGTTATCCACAGCTCAAGGCCAGCTACTGGACGGCGCTGCACGCGCCCAAGGGCACGCCGGACGCCATCGTCCAGGCCTACGCCGCGGCCGCCATCAAGACGGTCCAATCCGAGCGCTTCCGCAAGGTGCTCGTCGCCAACGGGCAGACCGAAAAAGCCGGCGGCCCGCAGGCCCTGGAGGCGCAACTGGAATCCGACCGCCAGTACTGGGGCAAGGTCATCCAGGAAAACCACATCGTCCTTGATTGA
- a CDS encoding flavin reductase family protein, with amino-acid sequence MRIYLSNAGAIALRDPADFGRLDVMADPQPADRLERAIARIGRREDERHVRLSPSVLRFLSQHAGDPDWEAGFSKMVDYAARHGWVDERGDIRAHMVFNERDEVVSVDDFKAAMRSLPAGISAVSTGDGEQMAGMIVSSLTSISADPPMVGFFVQQTSSAREPLLRNGRFVANILGEGHGEVIEAFLKQPQGQARFAQGGWVLNEHGAPVLPDALASIECDIVCTEKLGTHDLIVGKIRKTACREARPVINFNAATHCIAPARLQ; translated from the coding sequence ATGCGTATCTACTTGAGCAATGCCGGCGCCATCGCGCTGCGCGACCCGGCGGATTTCGGCCGTCTCGATGTCATGGCGGACCCGCAGCCCGCCGACCGGCTCGAGCGCGCCATCGCCCGGATCGGCCGGCGCGAGGACGAGCGGCACGTGCGCCTGTCGCCGTCGGTGCTGCGTTTTCTGTCGCAGCACGCCGGCGATCCGGACTGGGAGGCTGGCTTCTCGAAGATGGTGGATTACGCGGCGCGGCATGGGTGGGTCGATGAACGTGGCGACATCCGCGCGCACATGGTCTTCAACGAGCGCGACGAGGTGGTGTCGGTCGACGATTTCAAGGCGGCCATGCGGTCGCTGCCGGCGGGCATCAGCGCCGTCAGCACCGGGGACGGCGAGCAGATGGCGGGCATGATCGTGTCCAGCCTGACGTCGATCTCCGCCGATCCGCCCATGGTCGGATTCTTCGTGCAGCAGACCTCGTCGGCGCGCGAGCCGCTGCTGCGCAATGGCCGCTTCGTCGCCAACATCCTGGGCGAAGGCCACGGCGAAGTGATCGAAGCCTTTCTGAAACAGCCTCAGGGCCAGGCGCGCTTCGCGCAGGGCGGCTGGGTGCTGAACGAGCATGGCGCGCCCGTGCTGCCCGATGCGCTGGCCAGCATCGAATGCGACATCGTCTGCACCGAAAAGCTGGGCACGCACGATCTCATCGTGGGCAAGATCCGCAAGACCGCCTGCCGCGAGGCGCGGCCGGTCATCAACTTCAACGCGGCCACCCACTGCATCGCGCCGGCCCGGCTTCAGTAA
- a CDS encoding LLM class flavin-dependent oxidoreductase: MEFGVFILAQQRGYHQSSTQVINNSIEQTVAAEQAGFDAAWYAEHHFNNYSLSPSPLMTVAHAAAKTRRIRLGTAVCILPLYHPARFLAEVGFVDTVSNGRLDLGVGSGYQQFEFERFGVQIEDSGAIFNEFLDVIPKGLTQKIFEHDGKFLKIPPSSIAVRCVQDPMPPLWITSGNPVTLGRGVRENHNLFVTALLKGNDAIAELRGRLEKVAEDNGKDLDRDVKFGFLRCGYASDNKAEIDAYLDCARFQRRISESLKFRRAQSDDGYMVKEVPSDTDPTFEQLRKNLPVGSVNEVIDKMLEEISILRPKHIALQTQLGDFDQKTMLKQIELWGDKIIPAIRKEIGSTAVLA, encoded by the coding sequence ATGGAATTCGGCGTATTCATTCTGGCGCAGCAACGAGGTTACCACCAGTCCTCGACGCAAGTCATCAACAACTCCATCGAGCAGACGGTGGCGGCGGAGCAGGCAGGATTCGACGCGGCCTGGTACGCCGAACATCACTTCAACAACTACTCGCTGTCCCCCTCGCCCCTGATGACGGTGGCCCATGCGGCGGCCAAGACCCGTCGCATCCGGCTGGGCACGGCGGTGTGCATCCTGCCGCTCTACCATCCGGCGCGCTTCCTGGCCGAGGTCGGGTTCGTGGACACGGTGTCCAACGGACGCCTGGATCTGGGCGTGGGATCGGGCTACCAGCAATTCGAGTTCGAGCGCTTCGGCGTCCAGATCGAGGACTCGGGCGCGATCTTCAACGAGTTCCTCGACGTGATCCCCAAGGGCCTGACGCAGAAGATCTTCGAGCACGACGGCAAGTTCCTGAAGATTCCGCCCAGTTCGATCGCGGTGCGCTGCGTGCAGGACCCCATGCCGCCGCTGTGGATCACGTCGGGCAACCCGGTGACGCTGGGCCGCGGCGTGCGCGAAAACCACAACCTGTTCGTGACGGCGCTGCTCAAGGGCAACGACGCCATCGCGGAACTGCGCGGCCGGCTGGAGAAGGTGGCCGAGGACAACGGCAAGGACCTGGACCGCGACGTGAAGTTCGGCTTCCTGCGCTGCGGCTACGCCTCGGACAACAAGGCCGAGATCGATGCCTATCTGGATTGCGCGCGCTTCCAGCGCCGCATTTCCGAAAGCCTGAAGTTCCGCCGCGCGCAGAGCGACGATGGCTACATGGTCAAGGAAGTGCCGTCGGACACCGACCCGACCTTCGAGCAGCTGCGCAAGAACCTGCCGGTGGGCTCGGTCAACGAAGTCATCGACAAGATGCTGGAAGAGATCAGCATCCTGCGGCCCAAGCACATCGCGCTGCAAACGCAGCTTGGCGACTTCGACCAGAAGACGATGCTCAAGCAGATCGAGCTCTGGGGCGACAAGATCATTCCCGCGATCCGCAAGGAAATCGGCAGTACGGCAGTGCTTGCCTGA
- a CDS encoding LysR family transcriptional regulator produces MDRLRAMELFLSISKTESFSETARQFGISATSVSRMITDFESELNVKLLLRSTRQVVLTEAGQEYARQLETILWNINEAHRNITEIRAAPKGILRVHSRMMFGLGVLPQLVAAFREAYPEIHIELVLSEAKTDLRRNNFDIDFRISPPVEAGLKRRILFKSERYLVASPAYLANRELPTQPADIAQHACLAYLLPGDQYCWRFKRGEAIDEILIKPRHVSNNGVALLELARLGEGIALLDDYTVHHDIERGTLVRLCPDYRVTNTTFEEGMYATILDTAMIPVKIRLFLDFVASHVSGAELRFAAYGKPAGASGE; encoded by the coding sequence ATGGACAGACTGCGCGCAATGGAGCTCTTTCTGTCGATCTCGAAGACCGAGAGCTTCTCGGAAACCGCGCGCCAGTTCGGCATCTCTGCCACCTCGGTGTCGCGCATGATCACCGACTTCGAAAGCGAGCTCAACGTGAAGCTCCTGCTGCGTTCCACGCGGCAGGTCGTGCTGACCGAAGCCGGCCAGGAATACGCCCGCCAGTTGGAAACCATCCTCTGGAACATCAACGAGGCGCACCGCAACATCACCGAAATCCGCGCCGCGCCCAAGGGCATTCTGCGCGTGCATTCGCGCATGATGTTCGGCCTGGGCGTGCTGCCGCAGCTGGTGGCCGCGTTCCGCGAAGCCTACCCCGAGATCCACATTGAACTGGTGCTGTCGGAAGCCAAGACCGATCTGCGGCGCAACAACTTCGACATCGATTTCCGCATTTCGCCGCCCGTCGAGGCCGGCCTGAAGCGGCGCATCCTGTTCAAGAGCGAACGCTATCTGGTGGCGTCGCCCGCGTACCTGGCGAACCGGGAACTGCCCACGCAGCCGGCCGATATCGCGCAGCATGCCTGCCTGGCGTACCTGCTGCCCGGCGACCAATACTGCTGGCGCTTCAAGCGGGGCGAGGCCATCGACGAAATCCTGATCAAGCCGCGGCACGTCAGCAACAATGGCGTGGCCCTGCTGGAACTGGCGCGGCTGGGCGAAGGGATCGCGCTGCTGGACGACTACACCGTGCACCACGACATCGAGCGCGGCACGCTGGTGCGGCTGTGCCCGGATTACCGCGTCACCAACACGACCTTCGAAGAAGGCATGTACGCCACCATCCTGGATACGGCCATGATTCCGGTGAAGATACGGCTGTTCCTGGATTTCGTGGCGTCGCACGTGTCGGGCGCCGAGCTGCGCTTTGCGGCCTATGGCAAGCCGGCGGGCGCCAGCGGCGAATGA
- a CDS encoding SMP-30/gluconolactonase/LRE family protein → MQIERIGSLRAALGECPAWDAASGRLWMADCRKGLILAVAPDSGSVQSWQLPAPLGSFAFNGEDELVVALKESFGLFRPADGSLRTLARIEDSHPNLRLNDGAPLPDGSFVAGTMHIYREAGEAPLGGLYRLDTGGRLTRIAQGLGVVNGPALHPDGGHLHVCDSAARKIYRYRMDAAGGLTAREVFVDTDALGSAPDGCCFDRDGGLWTALVHAGAIARFDREGRLDVRIDLPVAHPASLCFGGDGLADLYVTSISDSGRLSAHGPLDGALLRLRGTGYAGAPRPRCLIRP, encoded by the coding sequence ATGCAGATCGAACGTATCGGAAGCCTGCGCGCGGCCCTGGGCGAATGCCCGGCATGGGACGCGGCGAGCGGGCGGTTGTGGATGGCGGACTGCCGCAAGGGCCTGATCCTGGCCGTGGCGCCGGACTCGGGCAGCGTGCAGAGCTGGCAGTTGCCCGCGCCGCTGGGATCCTTCGCTTTCAATGGCGAGGACGAGCTGGTGGTGGCGCTGAAGGAGTCGTTTGGGCTTTTCCGGCCGGCCGATGGCAGCCTGCGCACGCTGGCCCGTATCGAGGACAGCCACCCCAACCTGCGGTTGAACGACGGCGCGCCGTTGCCCGATGGCAGCTTCGTGGCGGGCACCATGCACATCTACCGGGAGGCCGGCGAAGCCCCGCTGGGCGGGCTGTATCGCCTGGATACCGGCGGCCGGCTCACGCGGATCGCGCAGGGGCTGGGCGTGGTCAACGGTCCGGCCCTGCATCCGGACGGCGGGCACCTGCACGTCTGCGACAGCGCCGCGCGCAAAATCTACCGCTACCGGATGGACGCGGCGGGCGGGCTGACCGCGCGCGAGGTCTTCGTCGACACGGACGCGCTGGGATCGGCGCCGGACGGCTGTTGCTTTGACCGCGACGGCGGGCTATGGACCGCGCTGGTCCACGCCGGCGCCATCGCGCGGTTCGACCGGGAGGGCAGGCTGGATGTGCGCATCGACCTGCCGGTCGCGCATCCGGCGTCGTTGTGCTTTGGCGGCGACGGCCTGGCCGACCTTTACGTCACGTCGATCAGCGACAGCGGCCGCCTGTCGGCCCACGGCCCCCTGGACGGCGCGCTGCTGCGCCTGCGTGGGACCGGCTATGCAGGCGCGCCGCGTCCGCGCTGCCTGATCCGGCCCTGA
- a CDS encoding enoyl-CoA hydratase/isomerase family protein, with the protein MSDTPVKFEVSEGVALVTLNHAPVNALNRDMRRRIVAIFDEISERDDIRCAVLTGSGKVFCAGADLKDRPDADVAGDFLEHNRITRETGNAIRECAKPVIAAVNGAALGAGLGLMAACDIMYASDNATFGMPEINVGLAGGASMLRTLFGRSTLRRMFYTGQRLTAHDLLRRNVLEDVLPPDQLLPAALALAHEIASKAPLAVLYAKRAANMVDLMPQRDAYRFEQDFTMALAKTEDAREARMAFLEKRQPQFKGR; encoded by the coding sequence ATGAGCGATACCCCCGTCAAATTCGAGGTCAGCGAGGGCGTCGCCCTGGTCACGCTGAACCACGCGCCGGTCAACGCGCTGAACCGCGACATGCGCCGCCGCATCGTGGCGATCTTCGACGAAATCTCCGAGCGCGACGACATCCGCTGCGCGGTCCTGACCGGCAGCGGCAAGGTCTTCTGCGCCGGCGCGGACCTGAAGGACCGTCCCGATGCCGATGTCGCGGGCGACTTCCTGGAACACAACCGCATCACCCGCGAAACCGGCAACGCCATCCGCGAATGCGCCAAGCCGGTCATCGCCGCCGTCAACGGCGCGGCGCTGGGCGCCGGCCTGGGCCTCATGGCCGCCTGCGACATCATGTATGCGTCCGACAACGCCACGTTCGGCATGCCCGAGATCAATGTCGGGCTGGCCGGCGGCGCCTCGATGCTGCGCACCCTGTTCGGACGCTCGACGCTGCGCCGCATGTTCTACACCGGCCAACGGCTTACCGCGCATGACCTGCTGCGCCGCAACGTGCTGGAAGACGTGCTGCCGCCCGACCAGTTGCTTCCCGCCGCGCTGGCGCTGGCCCACGAAATCGCGTCCAAGGCCCCGCTCGCCGTGCTGTACGCCAAGCGCGCGGCCAACATGGTGGACCTGATGCCGCAGCGCGATGCCTATCGCTTTGAACAGGACTTCACCATGGCGCTCGCCAAGACCGAGGATGCCCGCGAGGCCCGCATGGCGTTTCTGGAAAAGCGCCAGCCCCAGTTCAAGGGGCGCTGA
- a CDS encoding acetate--CoA ligase family protein: MGTHQQRPGAGLTPFFEATGIAVIGASDDITKIGGRPVHMLIKHGYRGAVYPINPKGGVIQGLPAYASVRDTPEAPGLAILAVPAAATPAALRDCAARGVKAAIVLSAGFTEAGPEGAALQAELVAIARAHGMRVLGPNCLGTVNVADRLIGSFSIALEENMPPAGHVGIVSQSGNVGSHTMQSVARRGMGVSRFIATGNEADVDAADGIAALAEDPDTRIILCCMETCRDAGKLIEALRLAREQGKPVIILKIGSTEKGQAAAASHTGALTGSDAVIDAVFRRHGVLRVRSVEALIDIGHAASLLIPGRLPRNDAVTLVAASGGFGIMMADAMSEAGLALPALAPDTQRRILDAVPTASTGNPVDASAQMSSRPDILLKMLSALLDDPSASSLALFMSLSLYNTRLRGIYLEALAQVRASHPDRLLMVISQGPADAVAQINALGIPVFSSIDAAATGLAGLVRLGRLRAATAAPLAPPAVAPVDPAVFRNEFHAKQALGKAGIDVPQECIARDADEAVRAAEAIGYPVVLKIASEDVAHKTEAGGVLLNLADAQAVRRGHAQILASVARHAPAARIDGVLVAPMVGGGTEMIAGVSQDPVFGPIVMVGMGGIHAEVLKDVAVQAAPVTEEEAAEMIRSLRMFPILDGSRGQAKADVAAAARAVARLSEFASRHRDDVAEIDMNPILVRPQGQGVVVLDALMIPRAAPAH; this comes from the coding sequence ATGGGCACGCACCAGCAACGCCCCGGCGCGGGGCTTACCCCCTTTTTTGAGGCAACGGGCATCGCCGTGATCGGCGCCTCCGACGACATCACCAAGATCGGCGGCCGCCCCGTGCACATGCTGATCAAGCACGGCTACCGCGGCGCCGTGTACCCCATCAACCCCAAGGGCGGCGTCATCCAGGGATTGCCGGCCTACGCCTCGGTGCGGGACACGCCCGAGGCACCCGGGCTCGCCATCCTGGCCGTGCCCGCCGCCGCCACGCCCGCCGCGCTGCGCGACTGCGCCGCGCGCGGCGTCAAGGCGGCCATCGTGCTGTCGGCCGGCTTCACCGAGGCCGGCCCTGAAGGCGCCGCGCTGCAGGCCGAGCTGGTCGCCATCGCCCGCGCCCACGGCATGCGTGTGCTGGGCCCGAACTGCCTGGGCACCGTCAACGTGGCTGACCGCCTGATCGGCTCGTTCTCCATCGCCCTGGAGGAAAACATGCCGCCCGCCGGGCACGTGGGCATCGTGTCCCAGTCCGGCAACGTGGGCAGCCACACCATGCAGAGCGTGGCCCGGCGCGGCATGGGCGTGAGCCGCTTCATCGCGACCGGCAACGAGGCCGACGTGGACGCCGCCGACGGCATCGCCGCGCTGGCCGAGGACCCGGACACGCGCATCATCCTGTGCTGCATGGAAACCTGCCGCGACGCCGGCAAGCTGATCGAGGCCCTGCGCCTGGCGCGTGAGCAGGGCAAGCCCGTCATCATCCTGAAGATCGGCTCAACCGAAAAAGGCCAGGCCGCGGCCGCCTCGCATACCGGCGCGCTCACCGGCTCGGACGCGGTGATCGACGCGGTGTTCCGCCGCCACGGCGTGCTGCGCGTGCGCTCGGTCGAGGCCCTGATCGACATCGGCCACGCGGCCTCGCTGCTGATTCCCGGTCGCCTGCCCCGCAACGACGCGGTGACGCTGGTCGCCGCGTCCGGCGGCTTCGGCATCATGATGGCCGACGCCATGAGCGAGGCCGGCCTCGCGCTGCCCGCGCTGGCGCCCGACACGCAGCGGCGCATCCTCGACGCCGTGCCCACCGCCAGCACCGGCAATCCGGTGGACGCGTCCGCGCAGATGTCCAGCCGCCCCGACATTCTCCTGAAGATGCTGAGCGCCCTGCTGGACGATCCCTCGGCCAGTTCGCTCGCGCTCTTCATGTCGCTGTCGCTCTACAACACCCGGCTGCGCGGCATCTACCTAGAAGCCCTGGCGCAGGTGCGCGCCAGCCATCCGGACCGTCTGCTGATGGTCATCAGCCAGGGCCCGGCCGACGCCGTCGCGCAGATCAACGCGCTGGGCATTCCGGTGTTTTCCAGCATCGATGCGGCGGCCACCGGGCTGGCGGGCCTGGTCAGGCTGGGCCGGCTGCGCGCGGCCACCGCCGCCCCCCTCGCGCCGCCCGCCGTGGCGCCCGTGGACCCGGCCGTATTCCGCAACGAATTCCACGCCAAGCAGGCGCTGGGCAAAGCCGGCATCGACGTGCCGCAGGAATGCATCGCCCGCGACGCCGACGAGGCCGTCCGCGCGGCCGAGGCCATCGGCTATCCCGTCGTGCTGAAGATCGCCTCCGAGGACGTCGCGCACAAGACGGAAGCGGGCGGCGTGCTGCTCAACCTGGCCGACGCCCAGGCCGTGCGCCGCGGCCACGCCCAGATCCTGGCCAGCGTCGCCCGCCACGCCCCCGCCGCGCGCATCGACGGCGTGCTGGTCGCGCCGATGGTCGGCGGCGGCACCGAGATGATCGCCGGCGTCTCGCAGGACCCCGTTTTCGGCCCCATCGTCATGGTCGGCATGGGCGGCATCCATGCCGAGGTATTGAAGGACGTCGCCGTGCAGGCCGCGCCCGTGACCGAGGAAGAAGCCGCCGAGATGATCCGCTCGCTCCGGATGTTCCCCATCCTGGACGGCTCGCGCGGCCAGGCCAAGGCCGACGTCGCCGCCGCGGCGCGCGCCGTGGCGCGATTGTCGGAGTTCGCGTCCCGGCATCGCGACGACGTCGCCGAAATCGACATGAATCCCATCCTGGTCCGGCCGCAGGGCCAAGGCGTGGTCGTCCTGGACGCGCTGATGATCCCGCGCGCCGCGCCCGCCCACTGA
- a CDS encoding acyl-CoA dehydrogenase family protein, whose protein sequence is MQVEHHVAVPDPAAGPDIYRQHARTWLRANLPDSMRADSLDWRAPTLAESSAWEAAMYQAGLAGMTWPKAYGGHGLTLREHLAVNKEIGALPMPESVSSIGKELAGPIIMAVGTEDQKQAFLPAILAMRQFWCQGFSEPDAGSDLARLRTKAVQEGGHWRINGQKIWTSGAAKAHYCLLLTRTGTVADKHRGLLMFAVPMDTPGIRVVPIKSIDGKESFAEVFFDDVVVPDSARLGAPDEGWNAAIRVLSIERATNRMYRPWRFECELRQLIAACKSDAQLAPALEDGYVQRRVGDLICEIDGLKGLVELTVARMLRGETIGARGSLTKLYWSECHQAFAGLALSLLSQVGPHSSPLARRAQQAFTTAYLFSRAETIYAGTTEVQLDVIAQRVMNLPKDLT, encoded by the coding sequence ATGCAAGTTGAACACCACGTCGCGGTGCCCGATCCGGCCGCCGGACCCGATATCTACCGCCAGCATGCGCGCACCTGGCTGCGCGCCAACCTGCCGGACTCCATGCGCGCCGACAGCCTGGACTGGCGCGCCCCCACCCTCGCCGAAAGCAGCGCCTGGGAAGCGGCCATGTACCAGGCGGGCCTGGCCGGCATGACCTGGCCCAAGGCCTATGGCGGCCACGGCCTGACGCTGCGCGAGCACCTGGCGGTGAACAAGGAGATCGGCGCGCTGCCCATGCCCGAAAGCGTCAGCTCCATCGGCAAGGAACTGGCCGGCCCCATCATCATGGCCGTGGGCACCGAAGACCAGAAGCAGGCGTTCCTGCCCGCGATCCTGGCGATGCGCCAGTTCTGGTGCCAGGGCTTTTCCGAGCCCGACGCCGGCTCGGACCTGGCGCGGCTGCGCACCAAGGCCGTCCAGGAGGGCGGCCACTGGCGCATCAACGGCCAGAAGATCTGGACCAGCGGCGCGGCCAAGGCCCACTACTGCCTGCTGCTGACGCGCACCGGCACCGTGGCCGACAAGCATCGCGGCCTGCTGATGTTCGCCGTTCCGATGGACACGCCGGGCATCCGCGTCGTCCCCATCAAGTCGATCGACGGCAAGGAGTCGTTTGCCGAAGTGTTCTTCGACGACGTGGTCGTGCCCGACAGCGCACGCCTGGGCGCCCCCGACGAAGGCTGGAACGCCGCCATCCGCGTCCTGTCCATCGAACGCGCCACCAACCGCATGTACCGCCCGTGGCGCTTCGAATGCGAGCTGCGCCAGCTTATCGCCGCCTGCAAGTCCGATGCGCAGCTCGCGCCCGCCCTGGAAGATGGCTACGTGCAGCGCCGCGTGGGTGACCTGATCTGCGAGATCGATGGCCTCAAGGGCCTGGTCGAACTTACCGTCGCGCGCATGCTGCGCGGCGAAACGATCGGCGCGCGCGGCTCGCTGACCAAGCTCTATTGGTCGGAATGCCACCAGGCCTTCGCCGGCCTCGCGCTCTCGCTGCTGTCGCAGGTCGGCCCCCACTCCAGCCCGCTCGCGCGCCGCGCCCAGCAAGCCTTCACCACCGCCTACCTCTTCTCGCGCGCCGAGACGATCTACGCCGGCACCACCGAAGTGCAGCTCGACGTCATCGCGCAGCGCGTCATGAATCTGCCCAAGGACCTGACATGA
- a CDS encoding acyl-CoA dehydrogenase family protein, translating into MSHEELRPEEFAQAADAAIADALTRADPRAMAEVLAQAGLCGVMAAEDDGGLGLDLAFALPIAHAAGRLRLPLPLPEQILLARALAGTPQAAALAAGERLAGIAWHGSLQTGHARVDNGLADWVLVADGAGAALIDASAQPHEPQAVLDPEHPQTWIALAGAPVLARLDEPDWDALRRQAHLLLAEFANGAAEGALQAAADYMATRVQFGRPLSAKQAVRHLLARMRLLQDVSSAAIRRATQADEYGKPRDTRPALAGALANAAFVIEKAIHLHGGMGFTWELPLHRALRAVRRLDAAFAGLSRDAGRAFIQSV; encoded by the coding sequence ATGAGCCATGAAGAACTGCGTCCCGAGGAATTCGCGCAGGCCGCCGACGCGGCCATCGCCGACGCCCTGACCCGCGCCGATCCGCGCGCCATGGCCGAGGTGCTGGCGCAGGCCGGCCTGTGCGGCGTGATGGCGGCCGAGGACGACGGCGGACTGGGCCTGGACCTCGCCTTCGCGCTGCCTATCGCCCACGCCGCCGGGCGCCTGCGCCTGCCCTTGCCGCTGCCCGAACAGATCCTGCTCGCCCGCGCGCTGGCCGGCACCCCGCAGGCCGCGGCCCTGGCCGCCGGCGAGCGCCTGGCCGGCATCGCCTGGCACGGCAGCCTGCAGACCGGCCATGCCCGCGTGGACAATGGCCTCGCGGACTGGGTGCTGGTGGCGGACGGCGCGGGCGCGGCCCTCATCGATGCCAGCGCGCAGCCGCACGAACCGCAGGCCGTGCTGGACCCCGAGCATCCGCAAACCTGGATCGCGCTGGCAGGCGCGCCCGTGCTGGCGCGGCTGGACGAACCGGACTGGGACGCGCTGCGGCGCCAGGCCCACCTGCTGCTGGCCGAGTTCGCCAACGGCGCGGCCGAAGGCGCGCTGCAGGCCGCGGCGGACTACATGGCCACGCGGGTGCAGTTCGGCCGGCCGCTGTCGGCCAAGCAGGCGGTGCGCCATCTGCTGGCCCGCATGCGGCTGCTGCAGGACGTGTCCAGCGCCGCGATCCGGCGCGCCACGCAGGCCGACGAGTACGGCAAGCCGCGCGACACGCGGCCCGCGCTGGCCGGGGCGCTCGCCAACGCGGCCTTCGTCATCGAGAAGGCCATCCACCTGCACGGCGGCATGGGCTTCACCTGGGAATTGCCGCTGCACCGGGCGCTGCGCGCCGTGCGCAGGCTGGACGCCGCCTTCGCGGGCCTGTCGCGCGACGCAGGGCGCGCCTTCATTCAATCGGTATAG